From Salinirubellus salinus, the proteins below share one genomic window:
- a CDS encoding NADH-quinone oxidoreductase subunit D, giving the protein MSLERPERPDSGDLVGVTEDGIDYEALEELLGDLVIGRESHVNAEAFVVRPDEVATALGTLRNEAGFDHLSCVTAQEYEDRFESIYHLRKFDEPTHEVGLVVPTAKDDPRSQSGNSVFRTADWHEREAYDLVGIQYDDHPDLRRILLPETWQGHPLGLDYNPEKPQIVTLREHANPLEEDHRSGENSDTMFVNIGPHHPATHGVLHLKTTLDGEQVADVEPDIGYLHRCEEQMCQQSTYRHQIMPYPDRWDYISAGILNEWAYARAAEDMADIEVPEYAQVIRTMSAELCRIAAHLLAVGTFALDVYGDFTAIFMYSTRDREVVQNILEDLTGQRLMFNYLRLGGVAWDLPEPREEFFEKTRDFLDELPGRLEEYHDMITSNEIFQMRCVNTGVLSPEKAKSYGATGPVARGSGIDYDLRRDDPYGYYDELDWDVVTEDGCDNYSRVLVRMREVEESAKIIEQCVNLLEDWPEEERTIQANVPRTLKPDPDTEIYRAVEAAKGELGIYMRSDGTDKPARFKIRSPCFSNLQTLPEMSEGEYVPDLIASLGSLDIVLGEVDR; this is encoded by the coding sequence ATGAGTCTGGAACGACCAGAGCGACCCGACAGCGGCGACCTCGTCGGCGTGACGGAGGACGGCATCGACTACGAGGCGCTCGAGGAACTGCTCGGCGACCTCGTCATCGGTCGCGAGAGCCACGTCAACGCGGAGGCGTTCGTCGTCCGACCGGACGAGGTCGCCACCGCGCTCGGCACGCTCCGGAACGAGGCGGGCTTCGACCACCTCTCCTGTGTCACCGCACAGGAGTACGAGGACCGCTTCGAGTCCATCTACCACCTCCGGAAGTTCGACGAGCCGACCCACGAGGTCGGTCTCGTCGTGCCGACCGCGAAGGACGACCCGCGCAGCCAGTCCGGCAACTCGGTGTTCCGCACCGCCGACTGGCACGAGCGCGAGGCCTACGACCTCGTCGGCATCCAGTACGACGACCACCCGGACCTCCGGCGCATCCTGTTGCCGGAGACGTGGCAGGGCCACCCGCTCGGGCTGGATTACAACCCCGAGAAGCCCCAGATCGTCACGCTCCGCGAGCACGCGAACCCGCTGGAGGAGGACCACCGTTCGGGCGAGAACAGCGACACGATGTTCGTCAACATCGGGCCGCACCACCCCGCCACGCACGGTGTTCTGCACCTGAAGACGACGCTCGACGGCGAGCAGGTCGCGGACGTGGAACCGGACATCGGCTACCTCCACCGCTGTGAGGAGCAGATGTGCCAGCAGTCGACGTACCGTCACCAGATCATGCCGTACCCGGACCGCTGGGACTACATCTCGGCCGGCATCCTCAACGAGTGGGCGTACGCCCGCGCCGCCGAGGACATGGCCGACATCGAGGTCCCGGAGTACGCGCAGGTCATCCGGACGATGTCCGCCGAACTCTGCCGCATCGCGGCGCACCTGCTCGCGGTCGGCACGTTCGCGCTCGACGTCTACGGCGACTTCACGGCCATCTTCATGTACTCCACCCGGGACCGCGAGGTCGTCCAGAACATCCTCGAGGACCTCACGGGTCAGCGGCTGATGTTCAACTACCTCCGTCTCGGTGGCGTGGCGTGGGACCTCCCCGAGCCCCGCGAGGAGTTCTTCGAGAAGACGCGCGACTTCCTCGACGAGCTCCCCGGTCGGCTGGAGGAGTACCACGACATGATCACCTCGAACGAGATCTTCCAGATGCGGTGTGTCAACACCGGCGTCCTCTCGCCCGAGAAGGCCAAGTCGTACGGCGCGACCGGACCGGTCGCCCGTGGCTCGGGCATCGACTACGACCTCCGCCGCGACGACCCGTACGGGTACTACGACGAACTCGACTGGGACGTCGTCACAGAGGACGGCTGTGACAACTACAGCCGGGTCCTCGTCCGGATGCGCGAGGTCGAGGAGAGCGCGAAGATCATCGAGCAGTGCGTGAACCTGCTCGAGGACTGGCCCGAGGAGGAGCGGACCATCCAGGCCAACGTCCCGCGCACCCTCAAGCCCGACCCGGACACCGAGATCTACCGGGCGGTCGAGGCCGCGAAGGGTGAACTCGGCATCTACATGCGCTCGGACGGCACGGACAAGCCGGCGCGGTTCAAGATCCGGTCGCCGTGCTTCTCGAACCTGCAGACGCTCCCGGAGATGTCCGAGGGTGAATACGTGCCCGACCTCATCGCCTCGCTCGGCAGCCTCGACATCGTGCTCGGGGAGGTGGACCGGTGA
- a CDS encoding complex I subunit 1/NuoH family protein, which produces MPVDPVVAQTTVDTLGSLLGLGELSPLEDFLLSFVVAGGIVTFLLTLVAVSGIWGKRKITAAFTDRIAVNRIGPFGLLIIVADAVRLLSKELIVPEGVDRPAWDIAPFVMVSSALLGFAVIPMGSGIQLADPEVGLAYVFAVASIASVGLVMAGYSSNNKYSLLGGLRAVAQNLAYEIPLILTAASVVIFAGTLQMSGIVEAQNVALVDLGGFGIKSWYAFVNPFAFLLFMAANLAEVGRNPFDIPEAPTEIVAGWQTEYSSVYFVLAYLSEFIHIFLGGAIITTIFLGGPTSPIVGLEILPGFVWFVIKILAVYLFTQWMRSAIPRVRIDQLIEIGWKGMLVLSFANLVLTAVIVGLIV; this is translated from the coding sequence ATGCCGGTCGACCCCGTGGTCGCACAGACCACCGTCGACACGCTCGGGAGCCTGCTCGGACTGGGCGAACTCAGCCCGCTCGAGGACTTCCTGCTCTCGTTCGTCGTGGCCGGTGGAATCGTCACGTTCCTGCTCACGCTCGTGGCGGTCTCCGGCATCTGGGGCAAGCGGAAGATCACGGCGGCGTTCACCGACCGCATCGCGGTCAACCGCATCGGACCGTTCGGCCTCCTCATCATCGTGGCCGACGCGGTGCGACTCCTCTCGAAGGAGCTCATCGTCCCCGAGGGCGTCGACCGTCCCGCGTGGGACATCGCCCCGTTCGTGATGGTGTCGAGCGCGCTGCTCGGCTTCGCCGTCATCCCGATGGGGAGCGGCATCCAGCTGGCCGACCCCGAGGTGGGACTGGCCTACGTCTTCGCGGTGGCGTCCATCGCGTCCGTCGGGCTCGTCATGGCCGGCTACTCCTCGAACAACAAGTACTCGCTGCTCGGCGGCCTGCGCGCCGTCGCACAGAACCTCGCCTACGAGATTCCGCTCATCCTCACGGCTGCGTCGGTAGTCATCTTCGCCGGCACGCTCCAGATGAGCGGCATCGTCGAGGCGCAGAACGTGGCGCTCGTCGACCTCGGCGGTTTCGGCATCAAGTCCTGGTACGCGTTCGTGAACCCGTTCGCGTTCCTGCTGTTCATGGCGGCGAACCTCGCTGAGGTCGGCCGGAACCCGTTCGACATCCCGGAGGCACCGACCGAGATCGTCGCCGGGTGGCAGACCGAGTACTCCTCGGTCTACTTCGTGCTGGCGTACCTCTCCGAGTTCATCCACATCTTCCTCGGCGGGGCCATCATCACGACCATCTTCCTCGGCGGCCCGACGAGTCCCATCGTCGGCCTCGAGATCCTGCCCGGCTTCGTCTGGTTCGTCATCAAGATCCTGGCGGTGTACCTGTTCACCCAGTGGATGCGCTCGGCCATCCCGCGTGTCCGCATCGACCAGCTCATCGAGATCGGCTGGAAGGGGATGCTGGTGCTCTCGTTCGCGAACCTCGTGCTCACGGCGGTCATCGTGGGGCTGATAGTATGA
- a CDS encoding NuoI/complex I 23 kDa subunit family protein, which translates to MIGLLKSMATTMKHALDGNTFTVEYPETAPEVSPRFRGVHKFSQERCIWCRQCENVCPNDTIQIVTDDQRNGEQYNLHIGQCIYCRLCEEVCPVDAILLTQNFEFTADTKDEFAYNMEQLKNVPWYKDIDPLASREPDRGAWIGEGEGEVDYQ; encoded by the coding sequence ATGATCGGACTACTCAAATCGATGGCAACGACGATGAAACACGCGCTCGACGGGAACACGTTCACCGTGGAGTACCCGGAGACGGCCCCCGAGGTCAGTCCCCGGTTCCGCGGTGTCCACAAGTTCTCCCAGGAGCGCTGCATCTGGTGTCGCCAGTGCGAGAACGTCTGTCCGAACGACACCATCCAGATCGTCACGGACGACCAGCGCAACGGCGAGCAGTACAACCTCCACATCGGCCAGTGTATCTACTGCCGGCTGTGCGAGGAGGTCTGCCCCGTCGACGCCATCCTGCTCACGCAGAACTTCGAGTTCACGGCGGACACCAAGGACGAGTTCGCCTACAACATGGAGCAGCTGAAGAACGTCCCCTGGTACAAGGACATCGACCCGCTCGCCTCCCGCGAGCCCGACCGCGGTGCGTGGATCGGGGAGGGTGAGGGGGAAGTGGACTACCAGTAG
- a CDS encoding NADH-quinone oxidoreductase subunit J, translating to MALLETLTFALFALVTAGSSLGVVLVRDVWHAALLLGVALTSVAVHYVMLRAEFLAAMQILVYVGGVLILITFAVMLVREQGPETEVTRA from the coding sequence ATGGCTCTACTGGAGACACTGACGTTCGCGCTGTTCGCGCTGGTGACGGCCGGCAGCAGCCTGGGCGTCGTGTTGGTCCGGGACGTCTGGCACGCGGCCCTGTTGTTGGGCGTGGCGCTGACCAGCGTCGCCGTCCACTACGTGATGCTCCGCGCGGAGTTCCTCGCGGCGATGCAGATACTGGTGTACGTGGGTGGGGTACTCATCCTCATCACGTTCGCCGTGATGCTCGTCCGTGAGCAGGGCCCCGAGACGGAGGTGACCCGCGCGTGA
- a CDS encoding NADH-quinone oxidoreductase subunit J — protein sequence MTTRPRLERNKRQAVGLLAFVLFGVLSAVFLAAEFGTPAGFPGEGSITASIGYAMFNLAGGAFDAEGFLIVFLVIALVLDAALDAAVMLGSRETEEGGFLPLTDGGKDDERKGGDR from the coding sequence GTGACGACGCGCCCCCGACTCGAACGGAACAAGCGACAGGCCGTCGGCCTGCTCGCGTTTGTCCTGTTCGGCGTCCTCTCGGCGGTGTTCCTCGCCGCCGAGTTCGGAACCCCGGCCGGCTTCCCCGGCGAGGGTTCCATCACCGCCTCCATCGGGTACGCGATGTTCAACCTCGCAGGCGGCGCGTTCGACGCCGAGGGGTTCCTCATCGTCTTCCTGGTCATCGCGCTGGTACTGGACGCGGCGCTCGACGCCGCTGTGATGCTCGGCAGCCGCGAGACGGAGGAGGGAGGGTTCCTCCCCCTGACCGACGGCGGCAAGGACGACGAACGGAAGGGGGGTGACCGCTGA
- the nuoK gene encoding NADH-quinone oxidoreductase subunit NuoK: MAVPTEYYLVLSAAVFCIGLFGILTRRNALMFLMSVELMLNAANINLVAFSFMHGNLTGQVFSLFTMALAAAEVAVGIGIILVLYRNFEDVDVTKATTLRW; the protein is encoded by the coding sequence ATGGCGGTCCCGACCGAGTACTACCTCGTCCTCTCGGCGGCCGTGTTCTGTATCGGCCTGTTCGGCATCCTCACGCGACGGAACGCGCTGATGTTCCTGATGAGCGTGGAGCTGATGTTGAACGCCGCGAACATCAACCTCGTCGCGTTCTCGTTCATGCACGGGAACCTCACGGGACAGGTGTTCAGCCTGTTCACGATGGCGCTGGCGGCGGCCGAGGTGGCCGTCGGCATCGGCATCATCCTCGTGCTCTACCGCAACTTCGAGGACGTCGACGTGACCAAGGCGACGACTCTGAGGTGGTAA
- the nuoL gene encoding NADH-quinone oxidoreductase subunit L: MAEGIFAFVPAIAALPFVSFLLALVAGKYLPKRGAIAGIAAMTGSLIISVLALLSVAGIIGEPGISQEVLYQWTIGQGTFDLHFGILVDQLSALMLVIVSLVSLLVHVFSLGYMNDEGETGLPRYYAELGFFSGSMLAFVMADNLLMAFMFFELVGLASYLLIGFWFRGPSPPSAAKKAFLVTRFGDYFFLIGVIAVFATFGTAGFAGSEGFPHLAEQALNGEHSVTTFFGLGEQAWFTVVGLLVLGGVMGKSAQFPFHTWLPDAMEGPTPVSALIHAATMVAAGVYLVARMYGFYAVSPTALAVIAFVGGFTALFAATMGVVKEEIKQVLAYSTISQYGYIMLALGTGGYIAGVFHLTTHAIFKALLFLGAGSVIIAMHHNEDMWDMGGLKDKMPVTYYAFLSGSLALAGIIPFSGFWSKDEVLFEALIHGLGSPLLLGAWAMGLLAVFFTGFYTFRMVLLTFHGEPRSDTARDPHGVRWNVKGPLAVLGTLAAVVGVINLVPVEKLTGANIDFLHDFLNADSANAAFVGFHHYEVLLEEQAGIAPSYIGGEITTLLASAALSLGLALAGAGLAFALYRGPEPERHTEKLGSVRDLLFNNYYQDEYQVWLAQDVGVGIARVADRFDQGVVDGAVNFVSSVSLFSGDRLRRIQTGIVSNYAALVTLGLVLLLVAFGVTGGWF; the protein is encoded by the coding sequence ATGGCAGAAGGAATCTTCGCGTTCGTCCCGGCTATCGCCGCGTTGCCGTTCGTCTCGTTCCTGCTCGCGCTCGTCGCGGGCAAGTACCTCCCCAAGCGCGGTGCCATCGCCGGCATCGCGGCGATGACGGGGTCACTCATCATCTCGGTGCTCGCACTCCTCTCGGTGGCCGGTATCATCGGTGAACCGGGCATCAGTCAGGAGGTGCTCTACCAGTGGACGATCGGACAGGGGACGTTCGACCTCCACTTCGGCATCCTCGTCGACCAGCTCTCGGCGCTGATGCTGGTCATCGTCTCGCTCGTCTCGCTGCTGGTCCACGTGTTCTCTCTGGGCTACATGAACGACGAGGGCGAGACCGGCCTCCCGCGGTACTACGCCGAACTCGGCTTCTTCTCGGGGTCGATGCTGGCGTTCGTGATGGCCGACAACCTCCTGATGGCGTTCATGTTCTTCGAACTCGTCGGGCTGGCGTCGTACCTGCTCATCGGCTTCTGGTTCCGCGGGCCGTCGCCGCCGTCGGCCGCGAAGAAGGCGTTCCTCGTCACCCGCTTCGGTGACTACTTCTTCCTCATCGGCGTGATCGCCGTCTTCGCCACGTTCGGCACCGCCGGGTTCGCCGGCAGCGAGGGGTTCCCCCACCTCGCCGAACAGGCGCTGAACGGCGAGCACTCGGTGACCACGTTCTTCGGCCTCGGTGAACAGGCGTGGTTCACCGTCGTGGGCCTGCTCGTCCTCGGTGGCGTGATGGGCAAGTCCGCGCAGTTCCCGTTCCACACGTGGCTCCCGGACGCGATGGAGGGTCCGACCCCCGTCTCGGCGCTCATCCACGCCGCGACGATGGTCGCCGCCGGCGTCTACCTCGTCGCCCGGATGTACGGCTTCTACGCGGTCTCCCCGACGGCACTCGCCGTCATCGCGTTCGTGGGTGGGTTCACCGCCCTGTTCGCGGCGACGATGGGCGTCGTCAAGGAGGAGATCAAGCAGGTGCTCGCGTACTCCACCATCAGCCAGTACGGCTACATCATGCTCGCGCTGGGGACGGGTGGCTACATCGCGGGCGTCTTCCACCTCACCACGCACGCCATCTTCAAGGCACTCCTGTTCCTCGGGGCTGGCTCGGTCATCATCGCGATGCACCACAACGAGGACATGTGGGACATGGGTGGGCTGAAGGACAAGATGCCGGTGACCTACTACGCGTTCCTCTCCGGGTCGCTGGCGCTCGCGGGCATCATCCCGTTCTCCGGCTTCTGGTCGAAGGACGAGGTGCTGTTCGAGGCGCTCATCCACGGCCTCGGCAGCCCGCTCCTGCTCGGCGCGTGGGCGATGGGCCTGCTCGCTGTCTTCTTCACCGGCTTCTACACCTTCCGGATGGTGCTGCTCACCTTCCACGGTGAACCCCGGTCGGACACCGCGCGTGACCCGCACGGCGTCCGCTGGAACGTGAAGGGGCCGCTCGCGGTGCTCGGGACCCTCGCCGCGGTCGTCGGCGTCATCAACCTCGTGCCCGTCGAGAAGTTGACGGGGGCGAACATCGACTTCCTGCACGACTTCCTGAACGCGGACTCGGCGAACGCGGCGTTCGTCGGCTTCCACCACTACGAGGTCCTGCTGGAGGAACAGGCCGGCATCGCACCGTCCTACATCGGTGGGGAGATAACCACGCTGCTCGCGTCGGCCGCGCTCTCGCTCGGTCTGGCGCTCGCGGGTGCGGGCCTCGCGTTCGCGCTCTACCGCGGTCCCGAGCCCGAGCGTCACACGGAGAAACTCGGTTCGGTCAGAGACTTGCTCTTCAACAACTACTACCAGGACGAGTATCAGGTCTGGCTGGCACAGGACGTCGGCGTGGGCATCGCCCGCGTCGCCGACCGGTTCGACCAGGGGGTCGTCGACGGGGCGGTGAACTTCGTCTCCTCCGTCTCCCTGTTCTCCGGTGACCGCCTGCGGCGCATCCAGACCGGCATCGTGTCCAACTACGCGGCCCTCGTCACCCTGGGGCTCGTACTGCTGCTGGTGGCGTTCGGCGTCACCGGGGGGTGGTTCTAG
- a CDS encoding complex I subunit 4 family protein gives MLIELLLALCLLGAGVVFFLPDRFAPKASLGISLAPLAVSLYMYAVYDGTGNALIDGSGSIAFESMAEWIAVGPYALNWHVGLDGVSMPLVLLSTVLVPLAILASWTPIDDRESQFYGLVLFMEAALIGVFAALDFFVWFVFWEGVLIPMYFLIGVWGGPRRKYAAIKFFVYTNVASLVMFIGFFGLVFGLGDSITTLDMPAIAGALRAGELAALGPIGPELLAVLAFFAMFVGFGVKVPIVPFHTWLPDAHVEAPTPISVLLAGVLLKMGTYALLRFNFTMLPGVAQDYAVVIAAVAVISVIYGAMLALAQQDLKRIVAYSSVSSMGYVILGLVAYTTYGFGGATFQMVAHGLISGLMFACVGVIYNVTHTRMVGDMSGLADRMPITTGAFVAGAFGYAGLPLMAGFAAEFFIFVGAFQSTVIPNDGMAIMTGVAMFGIVIVAGYLLWAMQRTLFGPFSYDGDYEIREAARHDVVPLLTLIVLIVALGTFPNDIFFDMIQDAINPVIDMGGVVLDYGGGA, from the coding sequence ATGCTGATCGAACTGCTGCTGGCGCTCTGCCTGCTCGGGGCGGGGGTCGTCTTCTTCCTCCCCGACCGGTTCGCGCCGAAGGCGTCGCTCGGCATCTCGCTCGCGCCGCTCGCCGTCTCGCTGTACATGTACGCCGTCTACGACGGCACGGGCAACGCGCTCATCGACGGCTCTGGCTCCATCGCCTTCGAGTCGATGGCCGAGTGGATCGCCGTCGGCCCCTACGCGCTGAACTGGCACGTCGGGCTCGACGGCGTCTCGATGCCACTCGTCCTGCTCTCGACGGTGCTGGTCCCGCTGGCCATCCTCGCCTCGTGGACCCCCATCGACGACCGCGAGAGCCAGTTCTACGGGCTCGTCCTCTTCATGGAGGCGGCCCTCATCGGTGTGTTCGCCGCGCTGGACTTCTTCGTCTGGTTCGTCTTCTGGGAGGGCGTCCTCATCCCGATGTACTTCCTCATCGGCGTCTGGGGCGGCCCGCGCCGGAAGTACGCGGCGATCAAGTTCTTCGTCTACACGAACGTCGCGTCGCTGGTGATGTTCATCGGGTTCTTCGGGCTCGTGTTCGGGCTGGGTGACAGCATCACGACGCTCGACATGCCGGCCATCGCCGGGGCGCTCCGCGCGGGCGAACTCGCCGCGCTCGGGCCCATCGGGCCGGAGCTGCTGGCGGTGCTCGCGTTCTTCGCGATGTTCGTCGGCTTCGGCGTGAAGGTGCCCATCGTCCCGTTCCACACGTGGCTGCCGGACGCTCACGTCGAAGCCCCGACGCCTATCTCCGTGCTGCTGGCGGGGGTACTCCTGAAGATGGGGACGTACGCGCTGCTCCGGTTCAACTTCACGATGCTGCCCGGCGTCGCCCAGGACTACGCGGTGGTCATCGCCGCGGTCGCCGTGATCTCGGTCATCTACGGCGCGATGCTCGCGCTGGCACAGCAGGACCTCAAGCGCATCGTCGCGTACTCCTCCGTCTCGTCGATGGGGTACGTCATCCTCGGACTGGTCGCGTACACCACGTACGGCTTCGGTGGCGCCACGTTCCAGATGGTCGCCCACGGCCTCATCTCGGGGCTGATGTTCGCCTGCGTCGGCGTCATCTACAACGTCACGCACACGCGCATGGTCGGGGACATGTCCGGACTCGCGGATCGGATGCCCATCACGACCGGCGCGTTCGTCGCGGGGGCGTTCGGCTACGCCGGACTCCCGCTGATGGCCGGGTTCGCCGCGGAGTTCTTCATCTTCGTCGGCGCGTTCCAGTCGACCGTCATCCCGAACGACGGGATGGCTATCATGACGGGAGTGGCGATGTTCGGCATCGTCATCGTGGCGGGCTACCTGCTCTGGGCGATGCAGCGGACGCTGTTCGGCCCGTTCAGTTACGACGGTGACTACGAGATCCGCGAGGCAGCGCGCCACGACGTGGTGCCGCTGCTGACGCTCATCGTGCTCATCGTCGCGCTGGGCACGTTCCCGAACGACATCTTCTTCGACATGATTCAGGATGCGATCAACCCCGTCATCGACATGGGTGGCGTGGTGCTGGACTACGGAGGTGGTGCATAG
- a CDS encoding NADH-quinone oxidoreductase subunit N, translating to MAITPDWAAMAPVLVLAVFALLLFVVDSIDPDSTNNPLLAGIAALGSGTAMIVALVYLLSGVGQTDGAISLYGGQLVVDGMSLLFIVIFTSVATLVHVGSIDYLADLEYQAEYYMLVTLATLGMSLMATAGSLATVFVSLELASLPSYALVAFLKNNRGSVEAGLKYFLIGALASAIFAYGISLVYGVAGALNLEAIATAVAGTELVGILGVGILMITMGFAFKTASVPVHFWAPEAYEGAPAPISAFISSASKAAGFVVLYRVFVVAFPISAVASAIDWVLLFQVLAIVTMTVGNFAAATQENVKRMLAYSSIGQAGYVLIGVAALTGVGDQSLAFGAGMLHMLVYGFMNTGAFLFIAMGEYWGLGRRFEDYNGLAKKAPVACVAMTVFMFSLAGLPIGGGFLSKYFLLLGTVSAGVWWLGAVLAINSALSLFYYSRVVKAMWIEEPNGNLEAIDRRGYPSGLYAAVIVAGVVTVLLLPAIGLFSGTAFDAAAALL from the coding sequence ATGGCGATAACCCCCGACTGGGCCGCGATGGCGCCGGTGCTGGTGCTCGCCGTGTTCGCGCTGCTGCTGTTCGTCGTGGACAGCATCGACCCGGACTCGACGAACAACCCGCTGCTGGCGGGTATCGCGGCGCTCGGGAGTGGGACGGCGATGATCGTCGCCCTCGTCTACCTCCTGAGCGGGGTCGGCCAGACGGACGGTGCCATCTCGCTGTACGGCGGACAGCTCGTCGTCGACGGGATGTCGCTCCTGTTCATCGTCATCTTCACGAGCGTCGCCACGCTCGTCCACGTCGGCTCCATCGACTACCTCGCGGACCTGGAGTACCAGGCCGAGTACTACATGCTCGTCACCCTGGCCACCCTGGGGATGAGCCTGATGGCGACCGCGGGGTCGCTCGCGACGGTGTTCGTCTCGCTCGAACTCGCCTCGCTCCCGTCCTACGCACTCGTGGCGTTCCTCAAGAACAACCGCGGGAGCGTCGAGGCCGGCCTGAAGTACTTCCTCATCGGTGCGCTCGCGTCGGCCATCTTCGCCTACGGCATCTCGCTGGTGTACGGCGTGGCGGGTGCGCTGAACCTCGAGGCCATCGCCACCGCCGTGGCCGGCACGGAACTGGTCGGCATCCTCGGCGTCGGCATCCTCATGATCACGATGGGGTTCGCGTTCAAGACGGCCAGCGTCCCGGTTCACTTCTGGGCGCCGGAGGCCTACGAGGGTGCGCCCGCACCCATCAGCGCGTTCATCTCGTCGGCCTCGAAGGCCGCCGGGTTCGTCGTGCTCTACCGCGTGTTCGTCGTCGCGTTCCCCATCTCGGCGGTCGCGTCGGCCATCGACTGGGTCCTGCTGTTCCAGGTGCTGGCAATCGTGACGATGACTGTCGGGAACTTCGCCGCGGCCACGCAGGAGAACGTGAAGCGGATGCTGGCGTACTCCTCCATCGGCCAGGCCGGCTACGTCCTCATCGGCGTGGCCGCCCTGACCGGCGTGGGTGACCAGTCACTCGCGTTCGGCGCCGGGATGCTCCACATGCTCGTCTACGGCTTCATGAACACGGGCGCGTTCCTGTTCATCGCCATGGGCGAGTACTGGGGGCTCGGCCGCCGGTTCGAGGACTACAATGGCCTCGCGAAGAAGGCGCCCGTCGCCTGCGTCGCGATGACCGTGTTCATGTTCTCGCTCGCGGGCCTGCCCATCGGCGGCGGGTTCCTCTCGAAGTACTTCCTGCTGCTCGGGACGGTCAGCGCGGGGGTCTGGTGGCTCGGCGCGGTGCTGGCCATCAACAGCGCCCTGTCGCTGTTCTACTACAGCCGCGTGGTGAAGGCGATGTGGATCGAGGAGCCGAACGGCAATCTCGAAGCCATCGACCGGCGTGGATACCCCTCGGGCCTCTACGCCGCCGTGATCGTCGCGGGCGTCGTCACCGTCCTCCTGCTGCCCGCCATCGGGCTCTTCTCGGGGACGGCGTTCGACGCTGCCGCCGCGCTGCTGTAA